GTATGAATATTTAACCAAGGTGATTGAAAGGGTGATACCCATTAGCAAAAGAATCAAAGAGCAGCCAGCTTTATTTTATGACTCCCACAAAAGTTTGGCTAAGTGAACAGTTATCTCAGCCAACAAAACTTGGTAAACATAAGACCTCTTGCAAAAGTATTAATCAATCGACAATCGGCTAAGTCAGCGTTCTATGACGTAGCAATGAACGTCTGATACACTACTTTAGTATTGGTTAAGGTTAATGCCCGCTTCTTTCGCCATTGTGCCAATACCTTTTTTCTCTAAAGTTTTGATCGCTTTAGTAGATAAGCGCAATCTTACCCAGCGGTTACCTTCTGCCCACCAAACTCTTTTCCACTGCAAATTTACACCCTGCAATTTTTTGGTGCGACGATGAGAGTGTGAAACTGCCATTGCATTATTGGCTTTTTTCCCTGTTATCTGACATTTACGAGCCATAATTAGCCTCTGATTATATATTACAATCCATTATTATAGCCAAAGTTAGACTCAGACCTGAATTTTATTTTTGGTATTGATTGATAATGATGAACAATATCCAAGACTATTATCAAATAAGCGATCGCCTGGCAACTTCAGGACAACCCACCCAGGAACAATTTGAGCTAATTGCTAATTCAGGATACCAAATCATAATTAATTTAGCCATGTCCACTTCGACTAATGCTCTAGCTAACGAAGGCGTAATTGTTACTGACTTAGGGATGGTTTATATTCAGATTCCTGTAGTCTGGGAAAATCCTCAGATCAAAGATGTACAGATTTTTTTCAAGACTATGCAATCTTTTGAGGATGACCGAGTTTGGGTACACTGCGCCAAAAATATGCGAGTTTCCTGCTTTGTTTATCTCTGGCAAAAATATGTTTTGCAACTATCTGAAGCTGAAGCTCGATCTACTATGGATCAAATTTGGCAACCTACAGGAGTTTGGCAAAAACTGATTGAGCAAGCCAAAACTAATTTTAGTTAAATATGCTAAACACCAAGAAATCTTAGGAATGGTGAACAGTTGTATCTCATCAGCGAAAACCTATGAACATATCCGACCGAGCTTTGTTTGATATTCCCAGGGAGATTGTCTATCTAAACTCTGCCAGTATTGCTCCTAGACTTAAACAAGTGTCTAAAGCTGGACATCAAGGCATCGATATTTTTTCTAGCCCTTGGTCAATTACTTCTGATGATAGGTTTCGCAATCCAGAAATACTCCGTGAAGAATTTGCCCGTTTTATTGAAGTAGATGCCGACACTGTTGCCTTAGTTCCCTCTGCAAGCTATGGCATCGCAGTAGCAGCAAAAAACATTCCCATAGAAGCAAACGCAAATATTGTAGTTCTCGAAGACCAATACCCTTCAAACATCTACGCTTGGAGAAGACGAGCCGACGAATCGAGAGCAATGATCCGAGTTGCTCAACGAAGGACAAATAATTCTCTGACTGAATCAGTGTTAAACCTTATTGATTCAAATACCGCCGTAGTTACAATTCCTAACTGCCACTGGACGGATGGTGAACTGCTTGACCTGGTTGCTGTTGGTGAAGCAGCTAGAACTGCGGGTGCTGCATTAGTTGTTGATGCTAGCCAATCTTTAGGGGCTTTGCCCATCAATTTTGATGTAGTTCAACCTGATTTTGTCGTTTCAGTTGGTCATAAGTGGCTACTGGGTTCTTATGGACTAGGATATTTATACGTTGACAAGAAATGGCATAGTTGCGGAATTCCCATAGAAGAATCTTCGCTTACCCGTCGTGGAAGCGAGGACTCCTCGCAACTAGCTAACTATGTTGATGAATACCGCCCAGGCGCACGCCGATTTGACTTTGGGGAGTTTACTCAATTTATTTCAATACCTATGGCTATAGCTGCCATTTCACAACTAAACAGATGGGGTAGCTTATATGTCCAGAAAGAACTCTTCAGCAGAACACAACACATTCGTGCGATATGCAATCGGCTTGGTATTGAAACGCTTCCTACTGAGCGAAGTGCTGGACATATTGTCGGCATAAAATTAAACGCAGAGCAACAACCCATGAAGCTTGCAGCCGTTCTCAAATCAGCCAATATTTATATTAGCGTTCGCAGTGAAACGATCAGGGTTGCACCCCATCTTCACACCGATGAGCAAGATATCAAAAGGTTTGGCTCTGTGCTGAAGGAATATCTTGTTTAGAAAGGCGTAAAATAAAATGTGTTCGATAGGATTGAAATTAAATAGTGCCAGTTTATGTAGACTAAATGTTTAATCCTAAAGACTTATCTGTCGAATTAATTTTGATTAGGCTTGTCTATAAATAAAGCAACTCTATCTGCTTCTCGACTATATAT
This DNA window, taken from Pleurocapsa sp. FMAR1, encodes the following:
- the rpmB gene encoding 50S ribosomal protein L28: MARKCQITGKKANNAMAVSHSHRRTKKLQGVNLQWKRVWWAEGNRWVRLRLSTKAIKTLEKKGIGTMAKEAGINLNQY
- a CDS encoding protein tyrosine phosphatase family protein, whose product is MMNNIQDYYQISDRLATSGQPTQEQFELIANSGYQIIINLAMSTSTNALANEGVIVTDLGMVYIQIPVVWENPQIKDVQIFFKTMQSFEDDRVWVHCAKNMRVSCFVYLWQKYVLQLSEAEARSTMDQIWQPTGVWQKLIEQAKTNFS
- a CDS encoding aminotransferase class V-fold PLP-dependent enzyme is translated as MNISDRALFDIPREIVYLNSASIAPRLKQVSKAGHQGIDIFSSPWSITSDDRFRNPEILREEFARFIEVDADTVALVPSASYGIAVAAKNIPIEANANIVVLEDQYPSNIYAWRRRADESRAMIRVAQRRTNNSLTESVLNLIDSNTAVVTIPNCHWTDGELLDLVAVGEAARTAGAALVVDASQSLGALPINFDVVQPDFVVSVGHKWLLGSYGLGYLYVDKKWHSCGIPIEESSLTRRGSEDSSQLANYVDEYRPGARRFDFGEFTQFISIPMAIAAISQLNRWGSLYVQKELFSRTQHIRAICNRLGIETLPTERSAGHIVGIKLNAEQQPMKLAAVLKSANIYISVRSETIRVAPHLHTDEQDIKRFGSVLKEYLV